In Phreatobacter aquaticus, a single genomic region encodes these proteins:
- a CDS encoding TetR/AcrR family transcriptional regulator → MPVISAKRMQDRHDSILGAAREAFAQRGFEGTSIADIARAAGVSDGLVYRYFQNKRDLLNAVLTEFYERTMVDLEAIAAREAPFEVRLHGIIHRHIEAFVLEADACRLFISEVRTAADYQGSAVQQLNRRYTSILVRIIESGIAKGVVRSDIDIRLVRDVIFGAIEHRTWAAVNGRPLDIDATAAGLVQLLRFGLMARPEGEA, encoded by the coding sequence ATGCCCGTGATCTCAGCGAAACGGATGCAGGATCGGCACGATTCGATCCTCGGCGCGGCGCGTGAGGCCTTTGCGCAGCGTGGCTTCGAGGGCACCTCGATTGCCGACATCGCGCGCGCCGCAGGCGTCTCGGACGGCCTAGTCTATCGCTACTTCCAGAACAAGCGCGACCTGCTGAACGCGGTCCTGACCGAGTTCTACGAGCGGACCATGGTCGACCTCGAGGCGATCGCCGCCCGCGAGGCGCCGTTCGAGGTCCGGCTCCACGGCATCATCCACCGCCACATCGAAGCCTTCGTGCTGGAGGCCGATGCCTGCCGCCTGTTCATCTCGGAAGTGCGCACGGCGGCCGATTATCAGGGCTCGGCGGTGCAGCAGCTGAACCGCCGCTATACGTCCATTCTCGTGCGCATCATCGAGAGCGGGATCGCCAAGGGCGTGGTGCGCAGCGACATCGATATCCGGCTGGTCCGCGACGTCATCTTCGGCGCGATCGAACACCGGACCTGGGCCGCGGTGAATGGCCGGCCTCTCGACATCGACGCGACGGCGGCGGGCCTGGTCCAGCTGCTGCGCTTCGGCCTGATGGCCCGGCCGGAGGGTGAGGCATGA
- a CDS encoding acetyl-CoA carboxylase biotin carboxyl carrier protein subunit: MRHAFDIDGTETEVWLARDGQAYRLEGDAGRARVSLDGQGLDRELSVDSRREPVLMVIEGEVIHLHLGGRTYQVRHLDPARRFADADDSAGGDVARAPMPGTVVRVDVAVGDAVTTGDPLVVIESMKLETTIRAWHDGVIAELHVAAGQSFDRDAPLVTLGSGAV; the protein is encoded by the coding sequence ATGCGGCACGCTTTCGACATCGACGGCACGGAAACCGAGGTCTGGCTCGCCCGCGATGGTCAGGCCTATCGCCTGGAGGGCGACGCGGGCCGTGCCCGTGTCTCGCTCGACGGCCAGGGCCTTGACCGCGAACTCAGCGTCGACAGCCGGCGCGAGCCGGTGCTGATGGTGATCGAGGGCGAAGTGATCCACCTGCATCTCGGCGGCCGCACCTATCAGGTCCGCCATCTCGATCCCGCCCGGCGCTTCGCCGATGCCGACGACAGCGCCGGTGGCGATGTCGCGCGCGCGCCGATGCCCGGCACCGTTGTGCGCGTCGATGTGGCTGTCGGCGATGCAGTGACGACTGGTGATCCGCTCGTGGTGATCGAGAGCATGAAGCTCGAGACGACGATCCGCGCCTGGCACGACGGGGTTATCGCCGAACTGCATGTGGCGGCCGGCCAAAGCTTCGACCGCGATGCGCCGCTGGTCACCCTCGGTTCGGGAGCGGTCTGA
- a CDS encoding acyl-CoA dehydrogenase family protein, with the protein MTTTLTAGRNSPYSAFDLSPDQLEILDLASKFSRDELLPLQPKMDNEEWWPPQAMPALAGMGFLGVTVPEELGGSGSDFFTSGLITQGLARYNPSVALSYVAHENLCLNNIARNGGDDVKKRFVPGLCDGTKIGALALTEPGAGSDALGSMATTARLDGDHYVLNGRKLYITNGPVADVVLVYAKTDKSKGAKGISAFVVEKGTPGFAVAQKLDKMGFRGSTTAELTFDDCRVPAANMVGPENRGVAVVMSGLDLERAIVAMINVGMAERALDLAIDYAKTRQQFGKAIGEFQLVQGKLAEMYVTVEAMKALCYRTLAQCNDLAEGDGGRGEVHKVTAAAIMFAAEGCTRVISDAVQIFGGAGYMRETEVNRLYRASKLLEIGAGTTEIRKLIIAGELLR; encoded by the coding sequence ATGACCACCACCCTGACAGCTGGGCGGAACAGCCCCTATTCGGCCTTCGATCTCTCGCCGGACCAGCTGGAAATCCTTGATCTCGCATCGAAATTCTCGCGCGATGAATTGCTGCCGCTGCAGCCGAAGATGGACAACGAGGAATGGTGGCCGCCTCAGGCTATGCCGGCGCTGGCCGGCATGGGGTTCCTGGGGGTGACCGTTCCGGAGGAGCTTGGCGGCTCGGGCTCGGACTTCTTCACCTCCGGCCTGATCACGCAAGGGTTGGCCCGCTACAACCCGTCGGTCGCGCTCTCCTATGTGGCGCACGAGAACCTCTGCCTCAACAACATCGCCCGGAACGGCGGCGACGATGTGAAGAAGCGCTTCGTGCCCGGGCTCTGCGACGGCACCAAGATCGGCGCCCTCGCCCTGACCGAGCCCGGCGCAGGCTCCGACGCTCTCGGCTCGATGGCCACCACCGCCCGCCTCGACGGCGACCATTACGTGCTGAATGGCCGCAAGCTCTACATCACCAACGGTCCCGTCGCCGATGTCGTGCTGGTCTATGCCAAGACCGACAAGTCGAAGGGCGCCAAGGGCATTTCCGCCTTCGTCGTCGAGAAGGGCACGCCCGGCTTCGCGGTCGCCCAGAAGCTCGACAAGATGGGCTTTCGCGGCTCCACTACAGCCGAACTGACCTTCGACGATTGCCGCGTTCCCGCCGCCAACATGGTCGGCCCGGAGAATCGCGGCGTCGCCGTCGTCATGAGCGGCCTCGACCTGGAACGCGCCATCGTCGCCATGATCAATGTCGGTATGGCCGAGCGCGCGCTCGATCTCGCCATCGACTATGCCAAGACCCGCCAGCAATTCGGCAAGGCGATCGGCGAGTTCCAGCTGGTCCAGGGCAAGCTCGCGGAGATGTATGTCACCGTCGAGGCCATGAAGGCGCTCTGCTATCGCACGCTCGCTCAGTGCAACGACCTCGCCGAGGGCGATGGCGGGCGCGGCGAGGTGCACAAGGTGACGGCCGCCGCCATCATGTTCGCGGCCGAGGGCTGCACCCGCGTCATTTCGGATGCGGTGCAGATCTTCGGCGGCGCCGGCTACATGCGCGAAACCGAGGTCAATCGGCTCTATCGCGCCTCCAAGCTGCTGGAAATCGGCGCCGGCACCACCGAGATCCGCAAGCTGATCATTGCCGGCGAACTGCTGCGCTGA
- a CDS encoding acetyl-CoA carboxylase biotin carboxylase subunit, with protein sequence MSGFPFDTLLVANRGEIALRIIRTAKRLGLRTVVVAHAADAGSPATLGADEVVAIEGRTGVAAYLDGAQIIEAARRTGAGAIHPGYGFLSENAGFARAVAAAGLTFVGPTPEAIDLMGDKIRARAFVAERGFPVAPSAIEDEDPASFVERARALGAPLLVKPSAGGGGKGMRIVRDMALLDQEIAQARSEGERYFGDGRLYVERFVERPRHIEVQVMGDGHGTVVHLGERECSVQRRFQKIVEETPSPALTPELRSRICETAAGIARAAGYRNAGTVEFIFGGGEFYFLEMNTRLQVEHPVTEEVTGIDLVETQLRVAAGERLAFGQGDIRSTGHAIELRIYAESAARGFTPTTGSVLALRLPTGEGIRVDIGIAEGQRVTTAFDPMLAKVIVHGPDRATAIARARKALAGFALLGCETNGGFLDRLMAHPDFAAGAVHTGWIDENPDLAAEPTLSADLLRRIAAVAALATRAVRDGADAVPPLHAAIGGWRN encoded by the coding sequence ATGAGCGGCTTTCCCTTCGACACGCTGCTGGTCGCCAATCGCGGCGAGATCGCACTCAGGATCATCCGGACCGCCAAGCGACTGGGGCTGAGGACCGTCGTTGTCGCCCACGCCGCCGATGCGGGCTCGCCGGCAACGCTTGGCGCCGACGAGGTGGTGGCGATCGAGGGCCGTACCGGCGTTGCCGCCTATCTCGATGGGGCGCAGATCATCGAGGCTGCGCGGCGCACCGGCGCAGGCGCGATCCATCCGGGCTATGGCTTCCTGTCGGAGAATGCTGGCTTCGCCCGCGCTGTAGCGGCTGCAGGCCTGACCTTCGTCGGCCCGACGCCCGAGGCGATCGACCTGATGGGCGACAAGATCCGCGCGCGCGCCTTCGTCGCCGAGCGGGGTTTCCCGGTCGCGCCCTCGGCGATCGAGGACGAGGATCCGGCAAGCTTCGTCGAGCGGGCGAGGGCGCTCGGCGCTCCGCTGCTGGTCAAGCCGTCAGCTGGCGGCGGCGGCAAGGGCATGCGGATCGTCCGCGACATGGCCTTGCTCGATCAGGAGATCGCCCAGGCCCGCAGCGAGGGCGAGCGCTACTTCGGCGACGGCCGACTCTATGTCGAGCGCTTCGTCGAGCGGCCCCGCCATATCGAGGTGCAGGTCATGGGCGATGGCCACGGCACGGTCGTCCATCTCGGCGAGCGGGAATGCTCGGTGCAGCGGCGCTTCCAGAAGATCGTCGAGGAGACGCCGTCGCCGGCGCTGACGCCCGAGCTTCGAAGCCGCATCTGCGAGACCGCGGCGGGCATCGCGCGGGCCGCGGGCTATCGCAATGCCGGCACAGTGGAGTTCATCTTCGGCGGCGGCGAGTTCTACTTCCTCGAGATGAACACCCGCCTGCAGGTCGAGCATCCCGTGACCGAAGAGGTCACCGGCATCGATCTGGTTGAGACGCAGCTGCGGGTGGCCGCCGGCGAGCGGCTGGCCTTCGGACAGGGCGATATCCGCTCCACCGGCCATGCGATCGAGCTCAGGATCTATGCGGAATCGGCGGCGCGCGGCTTCACGCCGACCACCGGCTCCGTGCTGGCGCTGAGGTTGCCGACAGGCGAGGGGATCCGCGTCGATATCGGCATTGCCGAGGGGCAGCGGGTGACGACGGCGTTCGATCCGATGCTTGCCAAGGTGATCGTGCATGGCCCCGACCGAGCGACCGCGATTGCGCGGGCACGCAAGGCGCTGGCCGGCTTCGCGCTGCTCGGCTGCGAGACCAATGGCGGCTTTCTGGATCGGCTGATGGCCCATCCCGACTTCGCGGCGGGCGCTGTCCATACCGGCTGGATCGACGAGAACCCGGATCTTGCCGCCGAGCCTACGCTCTCGGCCGATCTCTTGCGCCGGATCGCAGCGGTTGCGGCCCTTGCGACCCGCGCGGTGCGCGATGGCGCGGATGCCGTGCCGCCGCTTCATGCGGCCATCGGGGGCTGGCGGAACTGA
- a CDS encoding acyl-CoA carboxylase subunit beta yields MRKIISALDTRSSEFAANRAHNQALAAALKERQQQARLIRPQRDLDRLARQGKMFVRDRIEALLDPGTPFLELSTLAANQAYDGDVPGAGIVSGIGIVSGREVIIHADDASVKGGAWYPLSVKKIVRVLDIAIENRLPVVHLCDSAGGFLPLQAELFGDRYLAGRIFRNQATLSKMGIPQVAIVLGHCTAGGAYVPALSEYNVIVNGTGAIFLGGPPLVKAATGEEVTVDDLGGADVHTRISGTADYPATNERHAIAIAREIVGTFPKRPKAQVQWADPEPPAYDPSELYGVIPRDIKVQFDMREVIARVVDGSRFHEYQPAYGTSLICGFANVWGCPVGILANNGVLFNDSTLKGAHFMQLCDQNRTPVLFLQNITGYMIGREYEHRGITKDGAKMIMAVAGLEVPKITVVVNGSFGAGNYGMSGRAFDPRFLFMWPQSQISVMGAEQASNVLADIKVRQLARHGETLDAAGIAAIRDPILEEYRRQSSAYYSTSEIWDDGILDPVDTRNALAIALSAALNAPGGDPHYGVFRM; encoded by the coding sequence ATGCGCAAGATCATCTCAGCCCTCGACACCCGATCATCCGAGTTCGCCGCCAACCGGGCGCATAACCAGGCGCTGGCGGCAGCCCTCAAGGAACGCCAGCAACAGGCCCGGCTGATCCGGCCTCAGCGCGATCTCGACCGGCTGGCCCGCCAGGGCAAGATGTTCGTGCGCGACCGGATCGAGGCACTGCTCGACCCCGGCACGCCCTTCCTCGAACTGTCGACACTCGCTGCCAACCAGGCCTATGACGGCGACGTGCCGGGCGCCGGCATCGTGTCCGGCATCGGCATCGTGTCGGGCCGGGAAGTCATCATCCACGCCGACGATGCTAGCGTGAAGGGCGGCGCCTGGTATCCGCTCTCGGTCAAGAAGATCGTCCGCGTCCTCGACATCGCCATCGAGAACCGGCTGCCGGTGGTCCATCTCTGCGACAGCGCCGGCGGCTTCCTGCCGCTGCAGGCGGAACTGTTCGGCGACCGCTATCTGGCTGGCCGGATCTTCCGCAACCAGGCGACGCTGTCGAAGATGGGCATTCCGCAGGTGGCCATCGTTCTCGGCCATTGCACGGCCGGCGGTGCCTATGTGCCGGCGCTCTCCGAGTATAATGTCATCGTCAACGGCACGGGGGCGATCTTCCTCGGCGGTCCGCCGCTGGTGAAGGCGGCAACAGGCGAAGAGGTGACGGTGGACGATCTCGGCGGCGCCGATGTCCATACCCGCATCTCCGGCACGGCGGACTATCCCGCGACCAACGAGCGGCACGCCATCGCGATTGCCCGCGAGATCGTCGGCACCTTCCCGAAGCGGCCGAAGGCTCAGGTGCAATGGGCCGATCCCGAGCCGCCGGCCTATGATCCCTCCGAGCTCTACGGCGTCATTCCGCGCGACATCAAGGTGCAGTTCGACATGCGCGAGGTGATCGCGCGCGTGGTCGATGGCTCGCGCTTCCACGAGTACCAGCCGGCCTATGGCACGAGCCTGATCTGCGGCTTTGCCAATGTCTGGGGCTGCCCGGTCGGGATCCTCGCCAACAATGGCGTGCTGTTCAACGATTCCACCCTCAAGGGTGCCCATTTCATGCAGCTCTGCGACCAGAACCGCACGCCGGTTCTCTTCCTGCAGAACATCACCGGCTACATGATCGGCCGGGAATACGAGCATCGCGGCATCACCAAGGACGGCGCCAAGATGATCATGGCCGTGGCGGGCCTCGAGGTCCCGAAGATCACAGTGGTGGTCAATGGCTCGTTCGGCGCCGGCAATTACGGCATGTCGGGCCGGGCCTTCGATCCGCGCTTCCTGTTCATGTGGCCGCAGAGCCAGATCTCGGTGATGGGGGCTGAACAGGCCTCCAACGTGCTCGCCGACATCAAGGTGCGCCAGCTCGCGCGCCACGGCGAGACGCTGGATGCCGCGGGCATTGCCGCCATCCGCGATCCGATCCTGGAGGAGTACCGCCGCCAGTCGAGCGCCTATTACTCGACGTCGGAGATCTGGGACGACGGCATCCTCGATCCGGTCGATACGCGCAATGCGCTGGCCATCGCGCTGTCGGCGGCGCTCAATGCGCCCGGCGGCGATCCCCATTACGGCGTGTTCAGGATGTGA